A stretch of Phoenix dactylifera cultivar Barhee BC4 chromosome 16, palm_55x_up_171113_PBpolish2nd_filt_p, whole genome shotgun sequence DNA encodes these proteins:
- the LOC103713676 gene encoding transcription factor bHLH74-like isoform X2, whose translation MSARKEVPEMVAPGYCASGAASHWDPLLSMDQNVDFSGSAGHSSYNVRVPESKGSSIIDSMKQIPRLSSFGSESFTEMLSSFTLPIAAVPCPPDIPSGNEHETEKNLKGKKRKGLSQCIAPSPHSPAERDVEAGQQKDISPDSVKSSMEDESKQKSELNSGANSPNSTEKLSKKQWHHGGDVKDDHNHARAKRGQSTNSHSLAERIRRERISERMRFLQGLVPGCNKVTGKAVMLDEIINYVQSLQKQVEFLSMKLVAVNPESDLAIKQILSKDMLHSLNRNPAIPGFGVELNQIHPHLHWSSSCEFKQAEMLLSSKPTSGDIIGATNPHIFPLGQASSVWDAELQNIFQMGLISNPPLDCEKLNGEMKVEP comes from the exons ATGTCTGCTCGCAAAGAAGTTCCAGAAATGGTAGCTCCAGGCTATTGTGCAAGTGGTGCCGCTAGTCATTGGGATCCACTTCTTTCCATGGATCAGAATGTGGATTTCAGTGGGTCAGCTGGTCATTCTTCCTACAATGTTCGTGTACCAGAAAGCAAAGGAAGTTCTATCATTGATTCGATGAAGCAAATTCCAAGGCTTTCGTCCTTCGGCAGTGAGAGCTTCACTGAAATGTTGAGCTCCTTTACCTTGCCCATTGCAGCTGTTCCTTGCCCTCCAGATATCCCTTCAGGTAATGAGCATGAGACTGAGAAGAATCtgaaggggaagaagaggaaagggttGTCTCAATGCATCGCTCCAAGTCCCCATTCTCCAGCAGAAAGG GATGTCGAGGCTGGTCAGCAGAAAGATATTTCACCTGATAGTGTCAAAAGCTCAATGGAGGATGAGAGCAAGCAGAAGAGTGAACTGAACTCAGGTGCCAACAGTCCCAACTCCACTGAGAAACTCTCCAAGAAGCAGTGGCATCATGGTGGTGATGTGAAAGATGATCACAATCATGCGCGAGCTAAGCGAGGCCAATCCACCAACAGTCACAGCCTTGCAGAAAGA ATTAGAAGGGAAAGAATTAGTGAAAGAATGAGGTTTCTTCAAGGTCTAGTTCCAGGATGCAACAAG GTTACCGGTAAGGCGGTGATGCTTGATGAAATAATCAATTATGTTCAATCACTTCAAAAGCAGGTTGAG TTCCTGTCAATGAAGCTGGTAGCTGTCAATCCAGAGTCGGACTTGGCTATCAAGCAGATCCTCTCAAAAGAT ATGCTACACTCACTAAATAGAAATCCAGCCATTCCCGGGTTTGGTGTGGAATTAAACCAAATCCACCCTCATTTGCATTGGTCATCCTCATGTGAATTCAAGCAAGCCGAAATGCTTCTTTCAAGTAAACCGACTTCAGGGGATATTATCGGAGCCACCAACCCTCATATATTTCCACTGGGTCAG GCATCAAGTGTATGGGATGCTGAACTCCAAAATATTTTTCAGATGGGTCTCATTTCTAACCCACCTCTTGATTGTGAGAAGCTGAATG gtgAAATGAAGGTGGAGCCATGA
- the LOC103713676 gene encoding transcription factor bHLH74-like isoform X1, whose amino-acid sequence MSARKEVPEMVAPGYCASGAASHWDPLLSMDQNVDFSGSAGHSSYNVRVPESKGSSIIDSMKQIPRLSSFGSESFTEMLSSFTLPIAAVPCPPDIPSGNEHETEKNLKGKKRKGLSQCIAPSPHSPAERVRDVEAGQQKDISPDSVKSSMEDESKQKSELNSGANSPNSTEKLSKKQWHHGGDVKDDHNHARAKRGQSTNSHSLAERIRRERISERMRFLQGLVPGCNKVTGKAVMLDEIINYVQSLQKQVEFLSMKLVAVNPESDLAIKQILSKDMLHSLNRNPAIPGFGVELNQIHPHLHWSSSCEFKQAEMLLSSKPTSGDIIGATNPHIFPLGQASSVWDAELQNIFQMGLISNPPLDCEKLNGEMKVEP is encoded by the exons ATGTCTGCTCGCAAAGAAGTTCCAGAAATGGTAGCTCCAGGCTATTGTGCAAGTGGTGCCGCTAGTCATTGGGATCCACTTCTTTCCATGGATCAGAATGTGGATTTCAGTGGGTCAGCTGGTCATTCTTCCTACAATGTTCGTGTACCAGAAAGCAAAGGAAGTTCTATCATTGATTCGATGAAGCAAATTCCAAGGCTTTCGTCCTTCGGCAGTGAGAGCTTCACTGAAATGTTGAGCTCCTTTACCTTGCCCATTGCAGCTGTTCCTTGCCCTCCAGATATCCCTTCAGGTAATGAGCATGAGACTGAGAAGAATCtgaaggggaagaagaggaaagggttGTCTCAATGCATCGCTCCAAGTCCCCATTCTCCAGCAGAAAGGGTTCGA GATGTCGAGGCTGGTCAGCAGAAAGATATTTCACCTGATAGTGTCAAAAGCTCAATGGAGGATGAGAGCAAGCAGAAGAGTGAACTGAACTCAGGTGCCAACAGTCCCAACTCCACTGAGAAACTCTCCAAGAAGCAGTGGCATCATGGTGGTGATGTGAAAGATGATCACAATCATGCGCGAGCTAAGCGAGGCCAATCCACCAACAGTCACAGCCTTGCAGAAAGA ATTAGAAGGGAAAGAATTAGTGAAAGAATGAGGTTTCTTCAAGGTCTAGTTCCAGGATGCAACAAG GTTACCGGTAAGGCGGTGATGCTTGATGAAATAATCAATTATGTTCAATCACTTCAAAAGCAGGTTGAG TTCCTGTCAATGAAGCTGGTAGCTGTCAATCCAGAGTCGGACTTGGCTATCAAGCAGATCCTCTCAAAAGAT ATGCTACACTCACTAAATAGAAATCCAGCCATTCCCGGGTTTGGTGTGGAATTAAACCAAATCCACCCTCATTTGCATTGGTCATCCTCATGTGAATTCAAGCAAGCCGAAATGCTTCTTTCAAGTAAACCGACTTCAGGGGATATTATCGGAGCCACCAACCCTCATATATTTCCACTGGGTCAG GCATCAAGTGTATGGGATGCTGAACTCCAAAATATTTTTCAGATGGGTCTCATTTCTAACCCACCTCTTGATTGTGAGAAGCTGAATG gtgAAATGAAGGTGGAGCCATGA